In a single window of the Nicotiana tomentosiformis chromosome 8, ASM39032v3, whole genome shotgun sequence genome:
- the LOC138897439 gene encoding uncharacterized protein codes for MVLQLDPPVLTGANPEEDPQDFIDEMHKTLWVMCATETEGVELAAYRLPPERGGLFLVAFSQATEDCKLKNRRERKSTSKARSAGNIGESFDGGRSAFKGGLRGHIQRECRSPRQGTGSGTTQPASSAAATSSAPPPARGPPAPVGCGAARGGA; via the exons atggttttgcagttggatcctccggtgttaaCGGGTGctaatcctgaggaggacccacaggacttcattgatgagatgcataagactctttGGGTTATGtgcgctactgagacggagggagtggagttggccgcctaccgcctaccgcctgaaaggggtggactattcttg gtagcattttctcaagctacagaggactGCAAGTTGAAGAACAGAAGGGAGCGAAAGAGTACCAGCAAGGCCCGATCCGCGGGAAACATTGGGGAGTCATTTGAtgggggaagatcagctttcAAGGGAGG attgaggggtcatattcagagggagtgtcgttcacCCCGCCAGGGTACGGGCAGTGGCACAACACAGCCAGCgagttctgcagctgctacatcttcagcaccccctccagctcgaggccctCCGGCACCAGTAGggtgtggtgcagctaggggtggtgcatag